The genome window GTATTCTTGGAAAAGAGAAACTGCAGTGGCTCTAGTAAAGTGTGCTGGTTATATACCGGGCtggcccatagtgcttaaaaacgctctgggtggtttacaatttaattatgcaagctacacattgctcacccccccccccaagctggggtAAGTGGCGGCGGTGAGTTGATCCCATATTCAAGGTCCCCAAGAAATGCAAATAGTGGAGAAATAGTTGTGTTAGAATGCACCTGAATTCTAAGCCTGGTCACCTCAAAGATCCCTGTTTGCATCCCTCCTCAAGTAAAATCAGATCAGTTACTGTATCTCATTAGGCTGTGCTTTCGCTGCCTACATGCATATGCATTTCCTGGTGGGCACAGAGCTTAATTAATAATGTTTATGAAAAAAGCATGCCTCATGTATTTTTCATAACGCTGGCCACCCTGATTATTCTCAGACCACCCCGATTCAAAATTTCTGGCTTCAGGTTGGATTTGTTAGATATCACCCAGAGAGATATTTACCAGTAGATCTCCATCTGCCTTCTGCCCACCCTTGCCTGAGGCAACCCttctcataaaggtaaaggttccccttgacaatttttgtccagtcgtgttcgactctagggggcggtgctcatccccgtttccaagccatagagccagcgtttgtctgaagacaatcttccctggtcacatggccagtgcgacttagacacggaacgctgttaccttcccaccgaaatggtccctattgatctacttgcatttgcatgctttcgaaccgctaggttggcgggagctgggacaagcgacgggagctcactccgttgcgtggattcgatcttacgactgcttggtcttctgaccctgcagcacaggcttctgcggtttagcccgcagtgccaccacgtcccttgcagcGCCACCCTTCTCATAAGGCCTTGCAATTTCAGTTCCAACCATTAGGGGGCAGTCAGGGTTGGAGAACAATTTGTGTTCTGGTGCTCCAAGGAGCAATAGAGTTGGAGGGCTTAATGCCATTATAGGTGAAAATGCAGCTTGCTGCAGTTGGGAAGTTATTAGGAAGATGAGGCTGTCAAAGCCgtctggatagctgagtggtttaggttgTGAgtccaattctccactgtgcctccggAGACTCgaaccaacctgtgtagccatgggcaacctgcatagtctcaggatgccccagaagggaatggtaaatcttttctgagtattctctacctcgaAAAGCCTGGagagggttgccaaaagtcagaattaacCTGGCGGcacattattataattattagaACGTCAGAAGAGGCTAGCTGCCATGCATTATTCATTTCTATGTGTCTTGTTTTCCATATGCCCCCACTCCCTTTCCCCAAAGAAGACATCAAAACACCAGAAAGGCAGTAGCAGGCATATcacttgtttttaatttccaCCCCTCTCCACCCTACCCCAtccaaacacacatgcacacattttccTGGAAGTTACCCCCCACAGAGAGTAGATGTACACAAATAAGTTAATAATTAAAGTGGCAGCACAGGATCAGACACAGACTGCAGCTGGAAAGAAGGGAGGCAATAAATatgaagagaggaaaagaaacagagaaaagcgggggggggagggggattccAGAAGCAAACgtacactgtttttaaaatgtgttcttaAGGAACTCAAAGATTGCTCAAGGGTTTTATCAGACATTATCTAAATAAACCAGCTGGTAACAGGGAGCAAACCTCCCACACCTTCCCAATTCTCCATCCAGCTTCTAGCCAGGAGGAAATACTGGGCACATTCAAGACTGCATGGAGCAATGATGAGGCTGAGCAGGTGTGGCTGATGTCCCACACATGTAGAGGCAATGTGCCCTAAAAACATGCCCTAtgattccttccctccccccccccccccgcatcacaTGCAAAGCAACCTTGGCAGGTGTGCTGTGATGGGAAAGGTTTCCTTAGGGTACACACTTTGGAAAAACCCTGATCTAGCAGTCAACACACAGGGAAGGGCCCACTGAGGTCCACGCTGTATTTCAGTGCTGCAGAACAGAGGATTTGTAAGACGGTTCTAATGGAGGACTCCCACGTCACCTGAGCCCCAGTTATGAGAATCACTCCTGCCCTTTTCTGATCCACTGAGGCCTTTGCGGCCATCCCGTCAAGCATGGAGTTTGTTGCCTGCCAGTCCTCATATGCTTGACTTAACCCAAGCAGTGGTTaacatccatttctttcttccgGTGAGAATAAGGCACAAGAACGTTATCTCTCCCAGTAGCAAATGGCCACATATTGTAGTCATGGCAATGTGCTTTGTCGACACTTGGCTGGAACACAAGCAGAACCAGCTGCGCTAGGCAGATTACCTGTCAATCAGCAGGACCCACCCCCCCACTTCCTCCTGTCCAATGGGAACACTGCGCGCGCACACACCCTTGGCCAATGAGAGGTCACATTATGCCTAGGGAATCACACCAATCCATGGCTGAGCCCAATGTGGACCAGAGAGGTGGCCATGTGTTGATTAGCTGAAGTGACAATCAGAGACTAGGCCCCTGTTCCTCCTTACGTCCGGCCAGTGCGAGAGAGGAGGGTGCAGACACACGAGGTGTCTATCCTAATCCAGCGCCAGGCCACTATCTTGTCAGAATCCATTGTGAGGGCTCTCACGTACGACTGTTTCGCCTTGCACTCCGAGATCCAGTGGCGCCGGTCCACACCTCTGCAGCCATTGACCGTGCCACCCGCTGGATTACACTTGGTCTCAAAGAAATATTGTTTCAGCGGGCCTGTCAGCGTCTGGACCTCAGAAAGCACTGTCACCGTTCTGCCACGGATGTCCACAGCGGTCCGCTTGTCTGTCACCCAGACATTGACGCTGTCACACACAGACATCTCTCCCCGGCGTATGGAGCTATCCAGTGACCTTTTGGACTTGAGTGTCTGGTTAGCAACCTGCCCTGGTTGGATGATGGACTCTTCCATAAGAAAAAGCAATGGGGGCCCCGCAGGTTCATGGTCTGAAAGGGCGACCCGCGGAGAGAAAAGGTCCCAGTCCGTCATGGAGTCATTAGCCCAGAGGCCATCAGTGGTGTTAGAAAGGGCACTGGCATCAGGAAGTGGGGCGGCACGGATGACACAGAGCAGTGGGGTGACCATGGCATGGAGCAGAATAAGCATCACTCCCTGCACAGCGGGAACCTAAGAAAAGATTGAGTAAATATTAATCTCAAATGCATACATacactccatccatccatccacccatctgtGTAGACCCACAAACCTATATATGCTTGTCTGAAATGGTCTAGCATCACATTTTGGAATGCGGTTCATTCATTCCATGTGGTCTGTATGTGTGAAGAGATAACGTAAATTTATTAAGTTTAAGAAAAACACAAACCTGTGCACAGTTGCCCAAGCACACTTATTTCACTAGTGCTTATTCTGAATGCATAGGCTGATCTTATAGTCATACAATTTGAAAGCCAAGTATCAAAAGCTCTTTGGTCAGCCAAAATGTAACTCTCAACTTTTTAGTTGACagtcaaacaacaaaaacacattacaAAATGTATTCCATCAAAGGAGATGACAAATGTCTCCAGGCTCTGTTAGATTAGTTTTTGTCTTCTCTAACTTCCCCTGTATCAGCCTTCTAAACACAAACAATAGTAAAACTTGAAAGCATCATTATCACTTCATTTAATTGTCAGTGTAGCGAATTCTCTGTGTTGCTCTGACAGATGATATCTCTGCCACTGTTCTAGGGGGAAAAAGGCTCAGATTTTTCTTCCCCCTTGTTCCACCTGTACTATGTCACCAGCAGTCTGTTGGTTAAATATTGGTATAATGCAAGTCTGTCTTTTATACTATCCTGTCCTCTCCATTACATTCAGCTTCTATGGCCCAGCCAGTGCTTGTTCCAGGATTAAGGACCTTTGACAGGCGCTGTATTGTTTGATTAATTTTTAGCAGCCAAGATGCTGCCACAGTATTAATTTTCCCAAAACATCATACTGCAGAGCTATCAGACTGCTTTATTGAAAACAGATGGGTCTAGCCCCAACAAAAAGATGTTGGCATTCATAATATCACAGAATGGAATGTCCAGGCAGCAACTGAACACATTACTTTtagggctacaacttccagaacaccccccccccagttgtatGGATGATCATTTGTCTCATTTAAGTTACTCACTGAATGACCATTGTTTTAAGCTTGACCTACCCTCATAGGTTTGTTTCAATataaaatggggaggaggagagtgaTCTATATCACCCTGATCTCATTCCaggaaatgtggcatataaatcatagaatcatagagttggaaggggcctgtaaggccatcgaatgcaaccccctactcaaggcaggaatccagatcaaagcagatctcacagagGGTTGCCCAATCTTCTctagaatgcctccagcattggagcactcaccatcttccGAGGTAATTTGTTCCtatgccgtactgctctaacagttaagaactttttcctgatattcagactaGATCtaacttcctgtagcttgagatcattattacatgttctgcactctgaggTGATCAAGTACAGATCCCGCCTTTCCTCCgcaggactacctttcaagtgtttggaaagtgttatcctatcacccctcagtcttcttttctcaaggttaaacatgctaAGTTCGTTTAGtccttcctcacagggcttggtttcaagTCCCCtgttcatccttgttgccctcctctgaacttgttcctgttTGTTGTCATCCTTCCTaaagtgtccagaactggacacagtactctggatgaggcctaaccagagcTGAATACAGGGgaattacagtagtacctcatgggatttggagactactcttctgttaatgcatcctaaaatcacatttgccttttttgcagccatatcacactgttggcttatattcaacttttgatctacagcaattccaagatccttctcacttgtagtattactgggCCAAGTAATACCATGTTTAATctgaaaaacatacaaacaaCGAACAAGCCGTTCTGGCTAGCCCAAACTCTCACAAGCTAAATGTTCTCATTATTTGTTATTACAAATTATAGGGCTGGTAAATGAGGGACCTCCAAAATgccttatcattaacagccctaaTCAGGCCAttgtattataaataaataaaaataaaaatgaacgaAGCCCAATTCATTATTTAATCAAAACTATATGATGCCTTACCTATTGTAATAAATATCaacaattgtaattttttttcttttcttcacattTTCAGTACAGATATTAAAAGCAGGTGGAAAATAGTTCAGTTTTGATTAGCAAAACAGTCCCTTGAAAGCAAGTCACTTTTGCAACTAAGACATTAAAGCACAAACCATGCTATCCTATATCTGCCTACTCAAAAGTAAACCCCAGTGAGTTCAATGGGAATTGATCTCAGGTAATGAGCTGAGGACTGAAATCTTAACATTGTCGTATTGGGACATTATGACAT of Pogona vitticeps strain Pit_001003342236 chromosome 6, PviZW2.1, whole genome shotgun sequence contains these proteins:
- the NTF4 gene encoding neurotrophin-4, with product MLILLHAMVTPLLCVIRAAPLPDASALSNTTDGLWANDSMTDWDLFSPRVALSDHEPAGPPLLFLMEESIIQPGQVANQTLKSKRSLDSSIRRGEMSVCDSVNVWVTDKRTAVDIRGRTVTVLSEVQTLTGPLKQYFFETKCNPAGGTVNGCRGVDRRHWISECKAKQSYVRALTMDSDKIVAWRWIRIDTSCVCTLLSRTGRT